Proteins from a genomic interval of Nostoc sp. TCL240-02:
- a CDS encoding sulfur transferase domain-containing protein: MINAIQINENLTTTGQIIPKQLEQAIQEGFKSVLNLRSPDELGFSKDEQKVAEALGLHYKNVPLKVDLKNLNEEAITKILTTLEEIPKPAVVHCAAGMRSTGIALLSIAIQEGLTPEETLARAKNLGFGFFEHAGVSPRLKQLFVDYVSKHARLAVPTC; this comes from the coding sequence GTGATCAACGCCATACAGATTAACGAAAACTTAACGACAACAGGACAAATTATCCCAAAACAGCTTGAGCAAGCTATCCAAGAAGGTTTTAAGTCCGTTCTAAATTTGCGATCGCCTGATGAGCTAGGATTTTCCAAGGATGAGCAAAAAGTAGCTGAAGCATTGGGGCTGCATTATAAGAATGTTCCACTCAAGGTAGATTTAAAAAACCTGAATGAAGAGGCCATTACCAAAATCCTCACAACACTCGAAGAAATTCCTAAACCAGCAGTTGTGCATTGTGCAGCCGGGATGCGCTCGACTGGAATTGCACTCTTAAGTATCGCTATCCAGGAAGGATTAACACCAGAAGAAACCTTAGCAAGAGCTAAGAATCTGGGTTTTGGATTCTTTGAACATGCTGGTGTGAGTCCCCGACTAAAGCAATTATTTGTGGACTACGTTAGCAAACACGCCAGATTAGCTGTGCCTACTTGCTAA
- a CDS encoding GNAT family N-acetyltransferase has protein sequence MSANEISLRPAQETDAWVMSAIHIAAIKALPATFYTEKELLAWRNYHDKPDGSNILKSMKVETCKVAIRGDVVIGFASFIVDELIGLYVHPKYQGKGIGRALVQHFCDEATDQGIDKVITTASLYAEGFYLRLGFTAIQKAPHYLRKGIVVPVTKMSKTLATAPK, from the coding sequence ATGAGCGCTAACGAAATATCTCTTCGACCTGCTCAAGAAACTGATGCGTGGGTGATGAGTGCAATTCATATTGCTGCTATCAAAGCTCTGCCTGCAACTTTCTACACCGAAAAAGAACTTTTAGCTTGGCGTAATTATCACGACAAACCGGATGGTTCAAATATCTTGAAGAGCATGAAAGTAGAAACTTGCAAAGTTGCGATTAGGGGAGATGTTGTTATAGGTTTTGCTAGCTTCATTGTTGATGAACTCATCGGGCTGTATGTCCATCCTAAATATCAAGGCAAAGGGATTGGACGTGCTTTAGTTCAACATTTTTGTGACGAAGCAACCGATCAAGGTATAGATAAGGTAATTACAACTGCTAGTCTTTATGCTGAAGGATTTTATTTACGACTGGGATTTACTGCGATCCAAAAAGCACCTCATTATTTAAGAAAGGGGATAGTTGTCCCAGTTACTAAAATGAGTAAAACATTAGCTACCGCACCGAAATAA
- a CDS encoding TetR/AcrR family transcriptional regulator, translating to MNKSIRSSTLTRIRLIEAASQVFASLGVQGATTREIARVAGVNEVTLFRHFASKEQLLGAVIKNALALQTEALAYPEAWTQDLKIDLRQYAHLYNTMLEAQEDLIRTFIGEAKRHPEAAKQVIQEAAKPLGEKLVDYLQSSQKLGTVRVDLDPFPAVDMFTGMLLAGMLCRSAKFNQGSYSCEDYIETCVDIFVRGISTSNISQCGCKF from the coding sequence ATGAATAAAAGCATCCGTTCATCAACCCTCACCCGTATACGTTTGATAGAAGCCGCCTCGCAAGTATTTGCCAGTTTAGGTGTTCAAGGAGCGACTACCCGTGAAATAGCTCGTGTTGCTGGTGTGAATGAGGTGACTTTATTTCGTCACTTTGCTAGCAAAGAACAACTTTTGGGAGCAGTCATCAAAAATGCCTTGGCACTCCAGACCGAAGCCCTTGCATATCCCGAAGCGTGGACACAGGATCTAAAAATTGATTTAAGACAGTATGCCCATCTTTATAATACTATGCTAGAAGCACAGGAGGACTTAATTCGTACATTTATTGGAGAAGCTAAACGTCATCCTGAAGCAGCTAAACAAGTGATTCAAGAAGCCGCCAAGCCTTTAGGAGAAAAACTGGTCGATTATCTGCAATCTAGTCAGAAATTAGGCACTGTCAGAGTAGACCTCGATCCATTTCCAGCAGTCGATATGTTTACAGGAATGCTGTTAGCTGGAATGCTATGTCGCAGTGCAAAATTCAACCAAGGCAGCTATAGCTGTGAGGACTATATCGAAACCTGTGTAGATATTTTTGTGCGTGGTATCAGTACCTCTAACATTTCTCAATGCGGCTGTAAGTTCTGA
- a CDS encoding transposase, with the protein MKAYSLDLRQKIVDAYACGDISQRKLAKNFGVTLSFVQNLLKRHRELGMIGPKVRTEQTATKLNAEQLEILRQLVIAQPDATLSELRERLYEKTEVLIGVATVNRMVRWKLHLNLKKKVSTSQKKVVMKSN; encoded by the coding sequence ATGAAAGCCTACTCTCTCGACTTGCGTCAAAAAATAGTTGATGCTTATGCCTGCGGTGACATTTCCCAACGAAAACTGGCTAAAAACTTTGGTGTCACCTTAAGTTTTGTGCAAAATTTACTCAAACGCCATCGAGAATTGGGGATGATAGGCCCCAAGGTGCGGACTGAGCAGACAGCAACAAAGTTGAATGCTGAACAGTTAGAAATCCTGCGCCAACTCGTCATAGCACAGCCCGATGCGACGTTAAGCGAATTGCGGGAACGACTTTACGAGAAAACAGAGGTCTTAATTGGGGTAGCTACGGTGAATCGGATGGTTCGCTGGAAACTTCACCTCAACCTCAAAAAAAAAGTCTCCACCTCACAAAAAAAGGTAGTGATGAAGTCCAACTAG
- a CDS encoding transposase: MNRELICPSSANVPAPCLALRAYAQKPNRKGKNVSVIGAISLKGLLTQWSGLGSIDALTFDAFIAQKLVPKLWPGAVVIMDNCSIHKSDELEALLIAAGAHLIYLPPYSPDFSPIENCWSKIKNILRRIGARTYPDLLQALDTAFAEVTIENLLGWFTHCCYCTSQD; this comes from the coding sequence ATGAATCGGGAGTTAATCTGTCCTTCATCCGCAAATGTGCCCGCGCCTTGCCTGGCCCTTCGGGCCTATGCTCAAAAGCCCAACCGCAAAGGGAAAAATGTCTCGGTAATTGGTGCAATTAGCTTGAAAGGACTGCTCACCCAATGGAGTGGCTTAGGTTCTATCGATGCTTTGACTTTTGATGCCTTCATCGCCCAAAAGCTCGTACCCAAACTTTGGCCTGGTGCAGTGGTGATCATGGATAACTGCTCAATCCATAAAAGTGATGAACTTGAAGCTTTGCTCATCGCTGCTGGCGCTCATCTCATTTATCTCCCCCCCTATTCTCCCGATTTTTCACCGATTGAGAATTGTTGGTCCAAGATTAAGAACATTCTCCGTCGCATCGGTGCAAGGACATACCCTGATTTACTCCAGGCATTAGATACGGCATTCGCAGAAGTGACAATAGAGAATTTGCTGGGTTGGTTTACTCACTGCTGCTACTGTACCTCACAAGACTGA
- a CDS encoding gamma-glutamylcyclotransferase, with translation MSLSRSDLEAGNAQTRLLEASHSGINLTTLSEDELQRSLHEILQYQLPNSDIWIFAYGSLIWNPLITYVERRPGIIYGWHRRFCTWMILGRGTPENPGLLLGLDRGGSCRGIIYRIAASDVPTELLLIWRREMLAGVYVARWVRVLDGKQEFKAIAFVANRQHPRYAHKLPLTTTVNSIATASGKLGSCADYLMKTVDGLIAEGIKDRKLLLLRKQVL, from the coding sequence ATGTCACTCAGTCGTAGCGACCTCGAAGCTGGAAACGCACAGACTAGACTGTTAGAAGCATCACACTCTGGAATCAATTTAACTACCCTGAGCGAAGATGAGTTACAGCGATCGCTCCATGAAATACTACAATATCAACTACCAAATTCTGATATCTGGATATTTGCCTACGGTTCCCTAATTTGGAATCCCCTAATCACATACGTCGAGCGCCGTCCTGGGATCATTTATGGTTGGCATCGGCGCTTCTGTACATGGATGATCCTCGGTCGCGGTACTCCAGAGAATCCTGGATTACTCTTAGGACTCGATCGCGGCGGTAGTTGTCGTGGTATCATTTATCGCATTGCTGCCTCTGATGTACCAACCGAATTATTGCTGATTTGGCGACGGGAAATGTTAGCTGGTGTTTACGTTGCCCGTTGGGTAAGGGTGTTAGATGGTAAGCAAGAATTTAAAGCGATCGCCTTTGTTGCTAATCGCCAGCATCCCAGGTATGCTCATAAACTACCATTAACAACTACTGTTAATAGCATTGCCACTGCATCTGGAAAATTGGGTTCCTGTGCTGATTATCTCATGAAAACTGTCGATGGATTAATCGCAGAAGGTATTAAAGATAGAAAATTGCTCTTGTTACGCAAACAAGTGCTATAG
- a CDS encoding ISKra4 family transposase (programmed frameshift) has protein sequence MTPEQKQALQKHIQAIAKILYEDTSKEKLTNLAAIEEAVRSQMQKHVMPEVGGFFIETITGTTAGYQRRLKSILGELAITSKQAIELEVAPSTQLSPYLETCCLRVSANVSYEDAASDIKYFTGIEVSHSSQQRLVHRQNFELPTPEQTIEELSVDGGNIRVRTPKGQICAWLGYKAISLHHLGILGTSFQNNQIVIDWVNDQPLASPLTCIGDGHDGIWNIIDQLAPDAQRREILDWFHLIENLHKVGGSQKRLKQAQNLLWKGQVEATIALFTDCKGKQVQNFCRYLDKHRNRIINYEYYQAEEICSIGSGSVESAVKQVDRRTKISGAQWKRENVPQVLAHRCAYLNGLLSV, from the exons ATGACCCCAGAACAAAAGCAAGCTCTTCAAAAACATATTCAGGCGATTGCTAAAATATTGTATGAAGATACGTCAAAAGAAAAGCTCACAAATCTTGCAGCAATTGAAGAAGCAGTGCGGAGTCAAATGCAGAAGCATGTTATGCCAGAAGTAGGGG GTTTTTTTATCGAAACGATTACAGGGACAACCGCAGGATACCAACGACGGCTCAAAAGCATTCTTGGAGAGTTAGCAATAACGAGCAAACAAGCCATTGAATTAGAAGTCGCACCAAGTACTCAACTGAGTCCATATCTAGAAACTTGTTGTTTGAGGGTAAGTGCGAATGTCAGCTATGAAGATGCGGCATCAGACATCAAGTATTTTACGGGCATAGAGGTTTCTCACAGCAGTCAACAGAGATTAGTGCATCGCCAGAATTTTGAGTTGCCAACACCAGAACAGACAATTGAAGAATTAAGCGTCGATGGTGGAAACATCCGTGTCCGAACTCCTAAAGGTCAAATATGTGCATGGCTTGGCTATAAAGCAATTAGCTTACATCATCTCGGAATCTTGGGAACTTCATTTCAGAATAATCAGATTGTGATTGATTGGGTTAATGACCAACCACTGGCTAGCCCACTCACTTGTATTGGTGATGGACATGACGGCATTTGGAATATAATTGACCAATTAGCACCTGATGCACAACGTCGAGAAATACTTGATTGGTTCCATTTAATAGAAAACCTCCACAAAGTTGGGGGTTCACAAAAACGCTTGAAACAAGCACAAAATCTACTATGGAAAGGCCAAGTTGAGGCTACTATTGCCTTATTTACAGATTGTAAAGGCAAACAAGTACAAAACTTTTGCCGTTATCTTGATAAGCATCGCAATCGCATTATCAACTACGAATATTATCAAGCTGAAGAAATTTGTTCAATTGGTTCAGGTTCAGTTGAATCTGCCGTTAAACAGGTTGACCGTCGAACAAAAATTTCCGGGGCACAATGGAAACGAGAAAATGTGCCTCAAGTCCTAGCCCATCGCTGTGCTTACCTCAATGGATTATTGTCAGTTTGA
- a CDS encoding IS701 family transposase, which produces MDVELQILKHLARDAQPTVAIIDEYCAEYKDLFKEVRNYECFKYLHLGIIAPIKRKSLPEIAKVVSINSAQSLHHFIAYSDWSANKLKSRRLDKLKKALNSQAITVVIDETGDRKKGKKTDYVARQYLGSVGKIDNGIVSVNAYGVYENVTFPLSFKVFKPKGTLKSGDKYKTKIELASEIITELINEGFNIELVLADSLYGESSKFIKKLNEYELAYVVAIRSNHGVWLPANQSVRANKWCKFERTFSNKKSEIRYIREIIYGKKRAITYWEITTDPETMPDNSTSFVMTNLQGNLKKTLGDLYGLRTWVEYGFRQCKQELGWTDYRLTNFQHIERWWEIIFCVYTMISLNSPAFLALNQSLQIETEVIGTSYVNCVDFSHHQQWNHNSGWKNTLNNLRLIVQPLLLFWLIYPWLDIFPNSHLLLGFNHLICAMNQFKPFFASG; this is translated from the coding sequence ATGGATGTAGAATTACAAATCCTAAAACATTTGGCAAGAGATGCCCAGCCAACAGTTGCGATCATAGATGAATATTGTGCAGAGTATAAAGACCTGTTCAAAGAAGTAAGAAATTATGAATGCTTCAAATATTTACATTTAGGGATAATTGCACCAATAAAAAGAAAATCATTACCAGAAATAGCCAAAGTAGTAAGTATAAACTCGGCACAGTCATTACATCATTTCATAGCCTATTCAGATTGGTCAGCAAATAAATTAAAGAGCCGAAGATTAGATAAATTAAAGAAAGCATTAAATAGTCAGGCGATAACCGTAGTAATAGATGAAACTGGAGATAGGAAAAAAGGTAAAAAGACAGATTATGTTGCAAGACAATATCTAGGGAGTGTAGGAAAAATAGATAATGGAATAGTATCAGTCAATGCTTATGGAGTTTATGAAAATGTAACATTTCCATTAAGTTTCAAAGTATTTAAACCGAAAGGGACGCTCAAATCAGGAGATAAATATAAAACCAAAATAGAGTTAGCGTCAGAAATTATTACAGAATTAATAAATGAGGGGTTTAATATTGAATTAGTATTAGCCGATAGTTTATATGGTGAAAGTAGCAAATTCATCAAAAAGCTCAATGAATATGAATTAGCTTATGTTGTAGCAATTAGAAGTAATCACGGAGTCTGGCTACCAGCTAATCAGAGCGTTAGAGCTAACAAGTGGTGCAAATTTGAGAGAACATTTAGTAATAAAAAATCCGAAATCAGATATATCCGAGAAATAATTTATGGTAAAAAAAGAGCCATAACTTACTGGGAAATAACTACTGATCCAGAAACAATGCCGGATAATTCCACTTCATTTGTCATGACGAATCTTCAAGGAAATCTCAAAAAAACTTTAGGCGATTTATATGGATTAAGAACCTGGGTAGAATATGGGTTTCGACAATGTAAACAGGAACTCGGCTGGACAGATTATCGCTTGACAAATTTTCAACATATAGAGAGATGGTGGGAAATTATTTTTTGTGTTTACACAATGATTAGTCTAAATTCCCCAGCCTTTTTAGCCTTAAATCAATCTCTTCAAATTGAAACTGAGGTGATAGGTACTAGTTATGTTAATTGTGTAGATTTTTCTCATCATCAACAATGGAATCATAATTCTGGATGGAAGAATACTCTTAATAATCTTCGTTTAATTGTCCAACCTCTTTTACTATTTTGGCTGATTTATCCCTGGTTAGATATTTTTCCAAATTCTCATTTATTGCTAGGATTTAATCATTTAATTTGTGCCATGAACCAATTTAAACCCTTTTTTGCTTCTGGATGA